The Catenuloplanes niger genome includes a window with the following:
- a CDS encoding serine hydrolase domain-containing protein, whose amino-acid sequence MGQSRGRTPSVVAAVVRDGRVVWVEGRGDVGGGVPDGDTQYRIGSITKTLTAMLVLRLRDEGRLDLDDPLEAHLPGTPAGRATVGALLGHTAGLAAEPPGPWWERTPGVLRPDLADVLPETPYVFPPGRRFHYSNPGYALLGALVEKLRGGSWAEVLRAEILAPLGMDRTGPDPVAPHASGWAVHPWADVLLPEPAEDLGRMAAAGQLWSTAADLARLAVVLLGGGDERVLRRESVEEMCEPRTPEYGLGVQILRAPDGRVLTGHTGSLPGFLSTVAVDPAEGLGAVVLGNVTTGLDVGVLTADLIRIVAEREPRIPEPWRPLPSVDPELLALAGPWYWGPNPYLLRPAADGHLELSALRGGGTRATRLRPGPDGVWTGRGGYFDGERMRIERDASGAVTHLDVGTFVFTREPYGPAASVPGGVDPAGWRGTD is encoded by the coding sequence GTGGGGCAGAGCAGGGGGCGTACGCCGTCGGTGGTGGCGGCCGTGGTGCGGGACGGGCGGGTGGTGTGGGTCGAGGGCCGGGGTGACGTGGGTGGGGGTGTGCCGGACGGTGATACGCAGTACCGGATCGGGTCGATCACCAAGACGTTGACGGCGATGCTGGTGCTGCGCCTGCGGGACGAGGGCCGGCTCGACCTGGACGATCCGCTGGAGGCGCACCTGCCGGGTACGCCGGCCGGCCGGGCGACAGTCGGTGCGCTGCTGGGGCACACGGCGGGGCTGGCCGCGGAGCCGCCGGGGCCGTGGTGGGAGCGGACGCCGGGGGTGCTGCGGCCCGATCTGGCGGACGTGCTGCCGGAGACGCCGTACGTGTTCCCGCCGGGGCGGCGCTTCCACTACTCCAATCCGGGGTACGCGCTGCTCGGCGCGCTGGTCGAGAAGCTGCGCGGCGGGTCCTGGGCGGAGGTGCTGCGCGCCGAGATCCTGGCGCCGCTCGGCATGGACCGCACCGGTCCGGACCCGGTCGCGCCGCACGCGAGCGGCTGGGCCGTGCACCCCTGGGCCGACGTGCTGCTGCCGGAACCGGCGGAGGACCTCGGGCGGATGGCCGCGGCCGGGCAGCTCTGGTCGACCGCCGCGGACCTGGCCCGGCTGGCCGTGGTCCTGCTCGGCGGCGGTGACGAACGGGTGCTGCGCCGGGAGTCGGTCGAGGAGATGTGCGAACCCCGGACGCCCGAGTACGGGCTGGGCGTGCAGATCCTGCGCGCACCGGACGGCCGGGTGCTGACCGGGCACACCGGGTCGCTGCCCGGTTTCCTGTCCACGGTCGCGGTCGACCCGGCGGAGGGGCTCGGCGCGGTCGTGCTCGGCAACGTCACCACCGGTCTGGACGTCGGTGTCCTCACGGCCGACCTGATCCGGATCGTCGCGGAACGGGAGCCGCGCATCCCGGAGCCGTGGCGCCCGCTGCCGTCGGTCGATCCGGAGCTGCTCGCGCTGGCCGGCCCGTGGTACTGGGGGCCGAACCCGTACCTGCTGCGCCCGGCGGCGGACGGTCACCTGGAGCTGTCCGCGCTGCGCGGCGGCGGCACCCGCGCGACCCGGTTGCGGCCCGGGCCGGACGGCGTCTGGACCGGGCGGGGCGGCTACTTCGACGGTGAACGCATGCGGATCGAGCGGGACGCGTCCGGCGCGGTCACCCATCTGGACGTCGGTACGTTCGTCTTCACCCGCGAGCCGTACGGCCCGGCGGCCTCGGTCCCCGGCGGGGTCGACCCGGCGGGCTGGCGCGGAACCGACTGA
- a CDS encoding RDD family protein has translation MTFSGWFTRAAAYLVDSAVAAPFFLAGGLLDGNRALYYGLAGLGFAVWGYNRWWRAGRTGQSWGRALTGIRLVSADTGQPIGPVRAAVRDLAHVLDDVILYLGYLLPLWTTKRQTLADKVMGTVVVR, from the coding sequence ATGACGTTCTCCGGCTGGTTCACCCGCGCCGCCGCGTATCTCGTCGACTCGGCCGTCGCCGCGCCGTTCTTTTTGGCCGGTGGGCTGCTGGACGGCAATCGGGCGCTCTACTACGGTCTGGCCGGTCTCGGGTTCGCGGTGTGGGGCTACAACCGGTGGTGGCGCGCCGGGCGCACCGGGCAGAGCTGGGGTCGCGCGCTGACCGGGATCCGTCTGGTGAGCGCGGACACCGGGCAGCCGATCGGCCCGGTGCGGGCCGCCGTGCGGGACCTGGCGCACGTGCTCGACGACGTGATCCTCTACCTCGGTTACCTGCTGCCGCTGTGGACGACGAAGCGCCAGACCCTGGCGGACAAGGTGATGGGCACCGTGGTCGTCCGCTGA
- a CDS encoding MFS transporter — protein sequence MSAQTLPAPATAARRGVGHGTGFWVVAAAFGVAMAFTVVPTPLWPLYQREAGYSTLMVTVAYAAYAVGVTISLFLAGHLSDRLGRRRVLLPALLVEIASGVLLLASTAFPAVLAGRALSGAAVGMITATATAHLVELHAAARPGAGRALAELVGTAANMGGFAVGSLTSGLLAEWAGAPLRTPYVVYLVLLAVVAAGVALVPETVAATSAPYRPQRVAVPAAARGRYATVAIGAFAAFAVLGLFASVAPGFVGGTMGHPSRALAGLVAFLSFGSGVTAQLVFARMPARRQVFGGLVALSLGLIATTAAVWLPSLPLFLIGGVTAGAGAGLLFKGSIGTVFSISEPATRGEALAGLFLAGYLGLSIPILGFGFATAAVSTEVALAGFATVVVALAAVVGIRTVR from the coding sequence ATGTCCGCTCAGACGCTGCCGGCGCCCGCCACGGCGGCCCGGCGAGGTGTCGGCCACGGCACCGGTTTCTGGGTGGTCGCGGCCGCGTTCGGCGTCGCGATGGCCTTCACGGTCGTACCCACCCCGCTCTGGCCCCTCTACCAGCGCGAGGCCGGCTACTCGACGCTGATGGTCACGGTCGCCTACGCCGCGTACGCGGTCGGCGTCACGATCAGCCTGTTCCTCGCCGGTCACCTCTCCGACCGGCTCGGCCGCCGCCGCGTCCTGCTCCCGGCGCTGCTCGTCGAGATCGCCTCCGGCGTGCTGCTGCTCGCCTCGACCGCGTTCCCGGCCGTGCTGGCCGGCCGCGCGCTCAGCGGCGCCGCGGTCGGCATGATCACCGCGACCGCCACCGCGCACCTGGTCGAGCTGCACGCGGCCGCGCGGCCCGGCGCCGGCCGCGCGCTCGCCGAGCTGGTCGGCACGGCCGCGAACATGGGCGGCTTCGCGGTCGGCTCGCTGACCTCGGGACTGCTGGCCGAGTGGGCCGGCGCGCCGCTGCGTACCCCCTATGTGGTCTATCTGGTGTTGCTGGCCGTCGTCGCGGCCGGCGTCGCGCTGGTACCGGAGACGGTGGCCGCGACCTCGGCGCCCTACCGGCCGCAGCGCGTCGCCGTGCCCGCCGCCGCCCGTGGCCGCTACGCCACCGTGGCGATCGGTGCGTTCGCCGCCTTCGCCGTGCTGGGCCTGTTCGCGTCCGTCGCGCCCGGCTTCGTGGGCGGCACCATGGGACATCCGTCGCGCGCGCTGGCCGGGCTGGTCGCGTTCCTGTCGTTCGGCAGCGGGGTGACCGCGCAGCTGGTGTTCGCCCGGATGCCGGCCCGGCGCCAGGTGTTCGGCGGGCTCGTCGCGCTGAGCCTCGGCCTGATCGCCACCACGGCCGCGGTGTGGCTGCCCAGCCTGCCGCTGTTCCTGATCGGCGGCGTCACCGCCGGCGCCGGCGCGGGCCTGCTGTTCAAGGGCTCCATCGGTACGGTGTTCAGCATCTCCGAGCCGGCCACCCGCGGCGAGGCGCTGGCCGGGCTGTTCCTCGCCGGATACCTCGGCCTGTCCATCCCGATCCTCGGCTTCGGCTTCGCCACCGCGGCGGTGTCGACCGAGGTCGCGCTGGCCGGCTTCGCGACCGTGGTGGTCGCGCTGGCCGCGGTGGTCGGCATCCGGACTGTTCGCTGA
- a CDS encoding LysR family transcriptional regulator, whose amino-acid sequence MDLRHLEYFVAVAEELSFTRAAARLHVVQSGVSATIRALEQHLRAELFERGPQRIALTDAGAALLPEARAVLDAAQGARDAVARVRGGLRGTVHVGAMTSVTILDLPGLLGRFTADHPGVTVRMRAAPTGSAGLAQALLDGEFDLAFLSDIDRARTGLDIHTLARVRMFAIVPAAWPGPSVTLERLAERPFIDSPAGFGNRVVVDRAYAAAGLQRRVALEVVEIGTAPEYVRHGLGVSIMPAFSVPSDDPGVKGLPIEGAELWWTLSLATATRRRPTAATRTFLELAKDYVRLG is encoded by the coding sequence ATGGACCTACGTCACCTCGAGTACTTCGTGGCGGTCGCGGAGGAGCTGAGCTTCACCCGGGCGGCCGCGCGCCTGCACGTGGTCCAGTCCGGCGTCTCCGCCACCATCCGCGCGCTGGAGCAGCACCTGCGGGCGGAGCTGTTCGAGCGCGGGCCGCAGCGGATCGCGCTGACCGACGCGGGCGCGGCGCTGCTGCCCGAGGCGCGCGCGGTGCTGGACGCGGCGCAGGGCGCCCGGGACGCGGTGGCACGCGTGCGCGGCGGACTGCGCGGCACCGTGCACGTCGGCGCCATGACGTCCGTCACCATCCTGGACCTGCCCGGCCTGCTCGGGCGATTCACGGCCGACCACCCGGGCGTGACCGTGCGCATGCGGGCGGCGCCGACCGGGTCGGCCGGGCTGGCCCAGGCGCTGCTGGACGGCGAGTTCGACCTGGCGTTCCTGTCCGACATCGACCGGGCGCGCACCGGCCTCGACATTCACACGCTGGCCCGGGTACGGATGTTCGCGATCGTCCCGGCCGCGTGGCCCGGCCCGAGCGTGACGCTGGAGCGGCTGGCCGAGCGGCCGTTCATCGACTCGCCGGCCGGCTTCGGCAACCGGGTCGTGGTCGACCGTGCCTACGCGGCCGCGGGCCTGCAACGGCGCGTCGCGCTGGAGGTCGTGGAGATCGGCACCGCTCCCGAGTACGTGCGGCACGGGCTCGGTGTCTCGATCATGCCGGCGTTCTCCGTACCCTCGGATGATCCTGGGGTCAAAGGCCTGCCGATCGAGGGGGCGGAGCTGTGGTGGACGCTGTCGCTGGCCACCGCCACCCGGCGCCGGCCGACCGCGGCGACGCGCACGTTCCTGGAGTTGGCGAAGGACTACGTCAGGCTCGGCTGA
- a CDS encoding flavoprotein, with protein MTVIVCGAPLTVRTPDLLKALLGDGWTPILIGTPASRAWLDPAAVHDVLGAPPQFDFRAPDQPKQGGPPDAVVVCPATFNTLNKAASGAADTYALARLCEALGEGVPVVAVPTVNEKLWGHPAWRRNLALLESAGTVLLDVHNGRPGPRPVAPELGGDPGAIFEPAWVTEALRPFSRA; from the coding sequence GTGACAGTGATCGTTTGCGGGGCGCCGCTCACCGTGCGTACGCCCGATCTGCTCAAGGCTCTGCTCGGCGACGGCTGGACGCCGATCCTGATCGGTACGCCCGCGTCGCGCGCGTGGCTGGACCCGGCCGCCGTGCACGACGTGCTGGGCGCGCCGCCGCAGTTCGACTTCCGGGCGCCGGACCAGCCGAAGCAGGGCGGCCCGCCGGACGCGGTGGTGGTCTGCCCGGCCACGTTCAACACGCTGAACAAGGCGGCGAGCGGTGCCGCGGACACGTACGCGCTGGCCCGGCTCTGCGAGGCGCTCGGCGAGGGGGTGCCGGTGGTGGCGGTGCCGACCGTGAACGAGAAGCTCTGGGGCCACCCGGCCTGGCGGCGCAACCTGGCGCTGCTGGAGTCGGCCGGCACCGTGCTGCTGGACGTGCACAACGGCCGGCCGGGCCCGCGACCGGTCGCGCCGGAGCTGGGCGGCGACCCGGGCGCGATCTTCGAGCCGGCCTGGGTGACCGAGGCGCTGCGCCCGTTCAGCCGAGCCTGA
- a CDS encoding trans-sulfuration enzyme family protein codes for MRPETRAVHPRLPEVGGSQPIVTPLYAASTWVFEDPDVLAEAFQRPDGPFLYSRMTNPTVRVLETAVADLEGGVAGIATSSGMGAVNLVLQALLRSGDHVVAQRRLYGGAGTALRDLRERFGVDVEYADDTGALIDALRPGDTKVLYLETISNPAGYVADLPRLTAAARAAGVVTVVDSTFATPVLCRPIAHGADVVLHSVTKYLAGHHDVVGGILVFADPALHERVWHHNVEFGVAADPFAAWLTARSLHTLALRVERHCANAAVVAERLAAHPAVSAVHYPGLATHPTHEVARRLLTGGFGGTFAFDLAGGRDAGTAFSKRLRLARLAPSLGGTVTTVMHPASTSHRQLDEAQLAAVGIGAGTIRVSVGIEHVEDLWADVEQALG; via the coding sequence ATGAGACCTGAGACCCGTGCTGTGCATCCTCGGCTGCCGGAAGTGGGCGGCAGCCAGCCGATCGTGACGCCGCTGTATGCGGCGTCGACCTGGGTGTTCGAGGATCCGGACGTGCTGGCGGAGGCGTTTCAGCGGCCGGACGGGCCGTTTCTGTACTCGCGGATGACGAATCCGACGGTGCGGGTGCTGGAGACGGCGGTGGCGGATCTGGAAGGTGGGGTGGCGGGGATCGCGACCTCGTCCGGGATGGGGGCCGTCAACCTGGTGCTGCAGGCGCTGCTGCGGAGCGGCGACCACGTGGTGGCGCAGCGGCGGCTCTACGGCGGGGCCGGCACCGCACTGCGGGATCTGCGGGAGCGGTTCGGGGTCGACGTCGAGTACGCGGACGACACCGGCGCGCTCATCGACGCGCTGCGGCCGGGTGACACCAAGGTCCTCTACCTGGAGACCATCTCCAACCCGGCCGGGTACGTGGCGGATCTGCCACGGCTGACCGCGGCCGCACGGGCGGCGGGGGTGGTGACGGTGGTGGACAGCACGTTCGCGACGCCGGTGCTGTGCCGGCCGATCGCGCACGGCGCGGACGTGGTGCTGCACTCGGTGACGAAGTATCTGGCCGGGCATCACGACGTGGTCGGCGGGATCCTGGTGTTCGCGGATCCGGCGCTGCACGAGCGGGTCTGGCACCACAACGTGGAGTTCGGCGTGGCGGCGGATCCGTTCGCGGCGTGGCTGACGGCGCGGTCGCTGCACACGCTGGCGCTGCGGGTGGAGCGGCACTGTGCGAACGCGGCCGTGGTCGCGGAGCGGCTGGCCGCGCACCCGGCCGTGTCGGCGGTGCACTATCCGGGGCTGGCCACGCATCCGACGCACGAGGTGGCCCGGCGGCTGCTGACCGGCGGGTTCGGCGGGACGTTCGCGTTCGACCTGGCCGGTGGGCGGGATGCCGGGACCGCGTTCAGCAAGCGGCTGCGACTGGCCCGGCTCGCGCCGTCGCTCGGCGGGACGGTGACCACGGTGATGCATCCGGCCAGCACCTCGCACCGGCAGCTGGACGAGGCGCAGCTGGCCGCGGTCGGGATCGGCGCGGGGACGATCCGGGTCTCGGTCGGCATCGAGCACGTCGAGGACCTGTGGGCCGATGTGGAGCAGGCGCTGGGCTGA
- a CDS encoding chitinase, which produces MALTLVALCAAAASAVLFALPASAAAVTATFAKTSDWGSGWEGKYTITNGTGAAITSWSVAFDLPAGSTMGSYWDALLTSSGQRFTFTNRSWNGTVAPGASVSFGFLANGAGTPVNCTLNGASCGGATPTTGPTSASPTPSATSSPRPTSSPTPSASPSPSPSNPNPGTLPKHALIGYLHSSFLNGSGYLRMADVPAEWDIINLAFGEPTTATSGDIRFSLCPVAECPNVESEAEFKAAIQAKRAQGKKVLISIGGQNGQVQLTTTAARDAFVTSVAAIIDRYGLDGLDIDFEGHSLSLNTGDTDFRNPTTPAIVNLISAVRALKARYGANFVLTMAPETFFVQLGHQYYGSGPWGGQDPRSGAYLPVIHALRNDLTVLHVQDYNSGPIVGLDGAYHTMGGADFHIAMTDMLLAGFPVAGNPANVFPALREDQVAFGAPSSVSAGNGYVPPAAIQDAVNCLVKGVSCGSYTPRSGTNPNFRGLMTWSINWDRFYSWEFRNSHAPFLRSLP; this is translated from the coding sequence ATCGCCCTGACCCTCGTCGCCCTGTGCGCGGCCGCCGCGTCGGCCGTGCTGTTCGCGCTCCCCGCATCGGCCGCGGCGGTCACCGCGACGTTCGCCAAGACCTCGGACTGGGGATCCGGCTGGGAGGGCAAGTACACGATCACCAACGGGACCGGGGCGGCGATCACGTCCTGGTCCGTGGCGTTCGACCTGCCGGCCGGCAGCACCATGGGCAGCTACTGGGACGCGCTGCTCACCTCCTCCGGACAGCGCTTCACGTTCACGAACCGGTCGTGGAACGGCACCGTGGCGCCGGGGGCGTCGGTGTCGTTCGGCTTCCTGGCCAACGGCGCGGGCACGCCGGTGAACTGCACGCTCAACGGCGCCTCCTGCGGCGGGGCGACACCGACCACCGGGCCGACGTCGGCCTCGCCGACCCCGAGCGCCACGTCCAGCCCGCGGCCGACATCCAGCCCGACGCCGTCCGCCTCGCCGTCTCCCTCGCCGTCGAACCCGAATCCCGGCACTCTGCCCAAACACGCGCTGATCGGATATCTGCACTCGAGCTTCCTGAACGGGTCCGGATATCTGCGGATGGCCGACGTACCGGCGGAGTGGGACATCATCAACCTCGCCTTCGGCGAGCCGACCACGGCCACCTCCGGCGACATCCGGTTCAGCCTCTGCCCGGTCGCGGAGTGCCCGAACGTGGAGTCCGAGGCCGAGTTCAAGGCCGCGATCCAGGCCAAGCGCGCCCAGGGCAAGAAGGTGCTGATCTCGATCGGCGGCCAGAACGGCCAGGTGCAGCTGACCACGACCGCGGCCCGTGACGCGTTCGTCACCTCGGTCGCCGCGATCATCGACCGGTACGGCCTGGACGGGCTGGACATCGACTTCGAGGGCCACTCGCTGTCGCTCAACACCGGCGACACCGACTTCCGGAACCCGACCACGCCCGCGATCGTCAACCTGATCTCCGCGGTGCGGGCGCTCAAGGCCCGGTATGGCGCGAACTTCGTGCTCACCATGGCCCCGGAGACGTTCTTCGTGCAGCTCGGCCACCAGTACTACGGCTCCGGCCCGTGGGGCGGCCAGGACCCGCGCTCCGGCGCGTACCTCCCGGTGATCCACGCCCTGCGCAACGACCTCACGGTGCTGCACGTGCAGGACTACAACTCCGGCCCGATCGTCGGCCTGGACGGCGCCTACCACACGATGGGCGGCGCGGACTTCCACATCGCGATGACCGACATGCTGCTGGCCGGCTTCCCGGTCGCGGGCAACCCGGCGAACGTGTTCCCGGCGCTGCGCGAGGACCAGGTCGCGTTCGGCGCGCCGTCGTCGGTCAGCGCCGGCAACGGATACGTGCCGCCGGCCGCGATCCAGGATGCGGTCAACTGCCTGGTCAAGGGCGTCTCGTGCGGGTCCTACACGCCGCGCAGCGGGACGAACCCGAACTTCCGCGGGCTGATGACCTGGTCCATCAACTGGGACCGCTTCTACTCCTGGGAGTTCCGGAACTCGCACGCGCCGTTCCTGCGGTCGCTGCCGTAA
- a CDS encoding GGDEF domain-containing protein has protein sequence MNGLTIGVLSPFVGGDYYGGLLAGVTEAAAARGGRVLAVQTLAPGARRADSEGVPDWDAPVGWAHVDAFVVVIGAVDDGHLARLHATGKPVVLISHRSTALPLHAVLPDNRSGVRDAVAHLIAHGHTRIAFAGALDVPDIRERHAGYLAALADHDLPELLFAAADNHERGGRVAAAEMLAAGLPCTAVVCGTDRNAIGVLETLTAAGHRVPEAQAVIGFDDIPGALYTEPTLASVAQPLRRIGAAAVAALDRGDGVTFVPTVFVPRESCGCDRPAPRPPDTALAARLADPAVPEAALAAELRGWTLAELDEALHGLVTEQRARRILLRVAQDRARAQFGDIRYLQDTLNAQYQLGTELLRTDEQDPRALGWLRRLPVTAGCLGLWHGSPRRDPRPEQHREKRRGALEISGAFHCGTTGGRVDVADFPPAGLFDAARPDTGEIVFVISVRSSAHDWGLLATVARIQDKTPPGREPMNQSGALLAVALDQEFMLRSLREQEERLRRTALYDHLTGLPNRGLFLDRLRQAVDRARREPAYAFAVLFLDLDGFKAVNDTLGHAAGDQLLVQTAGRITALLRETDTAARFGGDEFLVLLDDVDGPNSAAAVAERARAALARPFELAEGTARVSASIGSALSTDGHPTAEALLRVADAAMYHAKSVRRAGIRR, from the coding sequence GTGAACGGGCTGACGATCGGGGTGCTGTCGCCGTTCGTCGGCGGCGACTACTACGGTGGCCTGCTCGCCGGCGTGACCGAGGCCGCCGCCGCGCGCGGCGGCCGGGTGCTGGCCGTGCAGACGCTCGCGCCCGGCGCGCGGCGGGCCGACTCCGAGGGCGTCCCGGACTGGGACGCGCCGGTCGGCTGGGCACACGTGGACGCGTTCGTCGTGGTGATCGGCGCGGTCGACGACGGCCATCTGGCCCGGCTGCACGCCACCGGCAAACCGGTGGTGCTGATCAGCCACCGGTCCACGGCCCTGCCGCTGCACGCGGTGCTGCCGGACAACCGCTCGGGGGTACGGGACGCGGTCGCGCACCTGATCGCGCACGGGCACACCCGGATCGCGTTCGCCGGCGCGCTGGACGTGCCGGACATCCGCGAGCGGCACGCCGGCTACCTCGCCGCGCTCGCCGACCACGACCTGCCCGAACTGCTCTTCGCCGCGGCGGACAACCACGAGCGTGGCGGGCGGGTCGCGGCGGCGGAGATGCTGGCGGCCGGGCTGCCGTGCACGGCCGTGGTCTGCGGCACCGACCGGAACGCGATCGGTGTGCTGGAGACGCTGACCGCGGCCGGGCACCGGGTGCCGGAGGCGCAGGCGGTGATCGGCTTCGACGACATCCCGGGCGCGCTCTACACCGAGCCCACGCTGGCCAGCGTGGCGCAGCCGCTGCGCCGGATCGGCGCGGCCGCGGTCGCGGCGCTGGACCGCGGCGACGGCGTCACGTTCGTGCCGACGGTCTTCGTGCCGCGGGAGAGCTGCGGCTGTGACCGGCCCGCGCCGCGGCCGCCCGACACCGCGCTCGCCGCCCGGCTCGCCGACCCGGCCGTGCCGGAGGCCGCGCTCGCCGCCGAGCTGCGCGGCTGGACGCTCGCGGAGCTGGACGAGGCGCTGCACGGCCTGGTGACCGAGCAGCGGGCCCGCCGGATCCTGCTGCGGGTGGCGCAGGACCGGGCGCGCGCGCAGTTCGGCGACATCCGCTACCTGCAGGACACGCTGAACGCGCAGTACCAGCTCGGCACGGAGCTGCTGCGCACGGACGAGCAGGACCCGCGCGCGCTCGGCTGGCTGCGCCGCCTCCCGGTCACGGCCGGCTGCCTCGGCCTCTGGCACGGCAGCCCGCGCCGCGATCCCCGCCCGGAGCAGCACCGCGAGAAACGCCGGGGCGCGCTGGAGATCTCCGGCGCGTTCCACTGCGGGACCACGGGCGGCCGGGTCGACGTCGCGGACTTCCCACCGGCCGGGCTGTTCGACGCGGCGCGGCCGGACACCGGTGAGATCGTCTTCGTGATCTCGGTGCGCAGCAGCGCGCACGACTGGGGACTGCTGGCCACGGTCGCGCGCATCCAGGACAAGACGCCGCCGGGCCGGGAGCCGATGAACCAGTCCGGCGCGCTGCTCGCGGTCGCGCTGGACCAGGAGTTCATGCTGCGCTCACTGCGCGAGCAGGAGGAACGGCTGCGCCGGACGGCGCTCTACGACCACCTCACCGGGCTGCCCAACCGCGGCCTGTTCCTGGACCGGCTGCGGCAGGCGGTGGACCGGGCGCGACGCGAGCCGGCGTACGCGTTCGCGGTGCTCTTCCTGGACCTGGACGGCTTCAAGGCGGTGAACGACACGCTCGGGCACGCGGCCGGCGATCAGCTGCTGGTGCAGACGGCCGGGCGGATCACGGCGCTGCTGCGCGAGACGGACACGGCCGCGCGGTTCGGCGGCGACGAGTTCCTGGTGCTGCTGGACGACGTCGACGGGCCGAACAGCGCGGCCGCGGTCGCGGAACGGGCCCGGGCCGCGCTGGCCCGCCCGTTCGAGCTGGCCGAGGGGACGGCCCGGGTCTCCGCGAGCATCGGCAGCGCGCTCTCCACGGACGGGCACCCGACCGCGGAGGCGCTGCTGCGCGTGGCCGACGCGGCCATGTACCACGCGAAGTCCGTCCGGCGGGCCGGCATCCGCCGCTGA